A window from Ignavibacteriota bacterium encodes these proteins:
- the rsmB gene encoding 16S rRNA (cytosine(967)-C(5))-methyltransferase RsmB, giving the protein MQQVVIGSETNLYSGVRGIAVKLLNRVDRTDAYLEKLLDIEIKNSELSGKDKALLFEIVHGVIRWLGRIDWILNGFYKGQFSKCIPNVKNSMRVALYQILFLDKVPEHAAVNESVEFVKKLQGEKSANLTNAVLRNIIRSKDSIRYPNKEEDIVGYYAAYYSHPTWMVKRWIKRFGEEETKNLLIANNNRPKHTLRVNLLKTNIEELKTLLDSVDLKYKNGKYLDEYLELTTLTNITSWEYFQKGYFTIQDESTGFACKALDVKPEMKVLDLCAAPGGKTAFLADEMKNQGEIVAVDKFENRLDILKKNIERLGISNVRTVVKDSLNFNENDFDRVLADVPCSGIGTLTKKPDIKWKKDFGDIRKLNDIQIKLLEKAAMSVKVGGILVYSTCTTEPEENIEIVNKFLASNINFELVNLNGTFNPEVIDENGCVQTLPSKNNMDGAFVAKIIRKF; this is encoded by the coding sequence ATGCAACAAGTCGTAATTGGTTCTGAAACAAATCTATATTCCGGTGTTAGAGGAATTGCAGTTAAACTGCTTAATAGGGTTGATAGAACCGACGCCTATTTAGAAAAATTATTAGATATTGAAATAAAAAATTCGGAATTATCCGGCAAAGATAAAGCGTTATTATTTGAAATTGTGCATGGTGTAATAAGATGGCTTGGGAGAATTGACTGGATTTTAAATGGATTTTACAAAGGTCAATTTTCTAAGTGCATTCCGAATGTAAAAAATTCAATGCGTGTTGCACTTTATCAAATATTGTTTTTGGATAAAGTTCCCGAGCATGCCGCGGTAAATGAATCAGTAGAGTTTGTAAAAAAACTTCAAGGTGAAAAATCTGCAAATCTTACAAACGCAGTTCTACGAAATATTATTAGAAGTAAAGATTCAATAAGATATCCAAATAAAGAAGAAGATATTGTTGGATATTACGCTGCTTATTATTCGCATCCAACTTGGATGGTAAAAAGATGGATTAAAAGATTTGGAGAAGAAGAAACAAAAAATTTGTTAATCGCAAACAACAACCGACCAAAACATACACTTCGTGTAAATTTGCTTAAAACAAATATTGAAGAATTAAAAACATTATTAGATTCTGTTGATCTCAAATATAAAAACGGGAAATATTTAGATGAATATCTTGAATTAACTACACTTACAAATATTACAAGCTGGGAATATTTTCAAAAAGGATATTTTACAATTCAAGATGAAAGTACCGGATTTGCATGCAAAGCACTTGATGTAAAACCGGAAATGAAAGTTCTCGATCTTTGTGCCGCTCCCGGTGGTAAAACTGCATTTTTAGCTGACGAAATGAAAAATCAAGGAGAAATTGTTGCTGTTGATAAATTTGAAAATCGCTTAGATATTCTAAAGAAAAATATTGAAAGATTGGGAATTAGTAATGTTAGAACAGTTGTAAAAGATTCTTTAAATTTTAATGAGAATGATTTTGATAGAGTTCTTGCAGATGTTCCATGTAGTGGAATTGGAACTTTAACAAAAAAGCCGGATATAAAATGGAAAAAAGATTTTGGTGATATTCGAAAGCTTAATGATATTCAAATTAAATTATTAGAAAAAGCAGCAATGTCTGTAAAAGTTGGTGGAATTTTAGTTTACAGCACTTGCACAACAGAACCCGAAGAAAATATAGAAATTGTAAATAAATTTTTGGCATCAAATATAAATTTTGAGTTGGTAAATTTAAATGGAACTTTCAATCCGGAAGTTATTGATGAAAACGGATGTGTACAAACTTTGCCAAGTAAAAATAATATGGATGGAGCGTTTGTAGCAAAAATTATAAGGAAATTCTGA
- a CDS encoding helix-turn-helix domain-containing protein, producing MNEMLKKFSEQLKKKREEKKISIDQIHSKTRIDKKFIEAIEEGNFSIMPEFYMKAFLREYCGAVNLNTDEIVSKFELAKQGLNFEPSETNENANDENEKTKESKLPKKKNVKTPEIIKDVNPPSIENFKQPQVSKHIEKNYPVYYSLLAIVLMLIIFVVYNTFLRDKENSFITEKPFEETLPQKVVIDTLSSDTSFVKTDSLNSTIKDTVNQIDEEILNSQIVQPQKNGLELKIVCDDKAWIRAVIDEKDNNEFTITSGMTRVFNAQEQFLLHIGNSGSVKLFLNSKELAFNKAVGRARKLIITKNGIEYLSLKKAVTNE from the coding sequence ATGAATGAAATGTTGAAAAAATTTTCGGAGCAATTAAAGAAAAAACGTGAAGAAAAGAAAATTTCCATTGATCAAATTCATTCAAAAACCAGAATTGATAAGAAATTTATTGAAGCAATTGAAGAAGGCAATTTTTCAATAATGCCGGAATTTTACATGAAAGCATTTTTAAGAGAATATTGCGGAGCAGTTAATCTAAATACGGATGAAATTGTTTCCAAATTTGAGCTTGCAAAACAAGGTTTGAATTTTGAACCAAGTGAAACAAATGAAAATGCAAATGATGAAAATGAAAAAACAAAAGAATCCAAATTACCAAAGAAAAAAAATGTTAAAACTCCAGAAATAATAAAAGATGTAAATCCTCCCAGCATTGAAAATTTTAAACAGCCACAAGTTTCAAAACATATAGAAAAAAATTATCCAGTTTATTATTCTCTACTTGCAATAGTTTTAATGTTAATAATATTTGTGGTGTATAATACATTTTTACGCGATAAAGAAAATTCATTTATTACCGAAAAACCGTTTGAGGAAACTTTACCGCAGAAAGTAGTAATTGATACACTTTCTTCAGATACTTCATTTGTAAAAACAGATAGTTTAAATTCAACAATAAAGGATACTGTTAATCAAATTGATGAAGAAATCTTAAACTCGCAAATTGTTCAACCTCAAAAAAATGGACTTGAACTAAAAATTGTTTGTGATGATAAAGCTTGGATACGCGCAGTTATTGATGAAAAAGATAATAATGAATTTACTATAACTTCCGGCATGACAAGAGTTTTCAATGCGCAAGAACAATTTTTATTGCATATAGGAAATTCCGGTTCAGTGAAATTATTTTTAAATAGTAAAGAATTAGCTTTTAATAAAGCAGTTGGAAGAGCAAGAAAATTAATAATCACAAAAAATGGAATTGAATATTTATCATTGAAGAAAGCAGTTACAAATGAGTAA
- the ligA gene encoding NAD-dependent DNA ligase LigA, translating to MSNNIQKNIEELRDKIREYDYYYYVLAESKISDFEYDKLYKELQKLENENPQLITPESPTQRVGSDLTKEFLPVIHKSPMLSIENSYNEQDLLDFDKRIKNFFKTEIDIEYVAELKIDGVSISITYENGILKNAATRGDGITGEDVTTNVKTIKSVPLKLTYAENIPQKFEVRGEVFMEIAEFEKLNKQRELENLKLFANPRNSAAGTLKLQDPKIVASRPLNIFTYYFYSEEQDLSTHENNLKLLKQFGFKVNENYKLCKNINEVIKYCEVWERKRENLPYETDGIVIKVNNLFDQKLLGNTDKYPRWIRAFKFPPKKISTKLLAITWQVGRTGAITPVAELEPVFLAGSTISRATLHNKDEIERKDLRICDTVVIEKGGDVIPKISEVVFEKREPNSAKTVIPKVCPVCGENLYFPEEEVAIYCINNLCPAQIKGSIEHFASRGAMDIEGLGESIIYLFVDMKLLNSYVDIYKLPERKDELISIERFGEKSVLNLFNAIEKSKSKPFEKVLFAIGIRFVGAGAAKKLANHFGNIDNLINASAEQIEDVPEIGPKISASVKKFFSNPQNLEIINSLKSFGLNFESEKKILQNIIFENLTFVLTGTLSKLTRDEAKKIIELNGGKVSSSISSKTDFVLAGENAGSKLDKAQKLNVKIIDEEKFNQMLEKK from the coding sequence ATGAGTAATAATATTCAGAAAAATATTGAAGAACTAAGAGATAAAATAAGAGAATATGATTATTATTATTACGTTTTAGCTGAAAGCAAAATTTCAGATTTCGAATATGATAAACTTTACAAAGAACTTCAAAAATTAGAAAATGAAAACCCACAGCTAATTACTCCAGAATCACCAACTCAAAGAGTCGGTTCCGATTTAACAAAAGAATTTTTACCGGTTATACATAAATCTCCAATGCTAAGCATAGAGAATTCATACAATGAACAAGATCTTCTTGATTTTGATAAGAGAATTAAAAATTTTTTTAAAACTGAAATTGATATTGAATATGTTGCCGAATTAAAAATTGATGGCGTTTCAATCAGCATAACTTATGAAAATGGAATTTTAAAAAATGCCGCAACAAGAGGAGATGGAATTACCGGCGAAGATGTTACAACAAATGTTAAAACTATTAAATCGGTTCCTTTAAAATTGACTTATGCAGAAAATATTCCTCAAAAATTTGAAGTACGCGGGGAAGTATTTATGGAAATTGCGGAATTCGAAAAATTAAACAAACAAAGAGAATTAGAAAATTTAAAATTATTTGCAAATCCAAGAAATTCAGCAGCTGGAACATTAAAATTGCAAGATCCCAAAATTGTTGCCTCCCGACCATTAAATATTTTTACGTACTATTTTTATTCTGAAGAACAAGATCTATCTACTCATGAGAATAATCTTAAATTATTAAAGCAATTTGGATTTAAAGTAAACGAGAATTATAAACTTTGTAAAAATATAAATGAAGTAATTAAGTATTGTGAAGTTTGGGAAAGGAAAAGAGAAAATTTACCATATGAAACTGATGGAATTGTTATAAAAGTTAATAATTTATTTGACCAAAAATTATTAGGAAATACAGATAAATATCCAAGATGGATAAGAGCATTTAAATTTCCTCCAAAAAAAATATCTACAAAATTATTAGCAATAACTTGGCAAGTTGGAAGAACGGGTGCCATAACTCCGGTTGCAGAACTTGAGCCGGTATTTTTAGCCGGTTCAACAATTAGTAGAGCAACTTTGCATAACAAAGACGAAATTGAAAGAAAAGATTTAAGAATTTGTGATACTGTAGTTATTGAAAAAGGCGGAGATGTAATTCCGAAAATTTCTGAAGTTGTGTTTGAAAAAAGGGAACCAAATTCTGCTAAAACTGTAATCCCCAAAGTGTGTCCGGTTTGCGGAGAAAATTTATACTTTCCGGAAGAGGAAGTTGCAATTTATTGTATTAATAATTTATGTCCAGCGCAAATTAAAGGAAGCATTGAACATTTTGCATCACGCGGAGCAATGGATATTGAAGGATTAGGCGAATCAATAATTTATCTTTTTGTTGATATGAAATTGCTGAATTCATACGTTGATATTTATAAACTTCCCGAAAGAAAAGATGAATTAATTTCAATTGAAAGATTTGGCGAAAAAAGTGTTTTAAATTTGTTTAACGCAATTGAAAAAAGTAAATCAAAACCATTTGAAAAAGTTTTATTTGCAATTGGGATAAGATTTGTAGGAGCCGGCGCTGCTAAAAAGTTAGCAAATCATTTTGGAAATATTGATAATTTGATAAATGCCTCAGCAGAACAGATTGAAGATGTTCCGGAAATTGGACCTAAAATATCTGCAAGTGTAAAAAAATTTTTCAGCAATCCGCAAAATTTAGAAATAATAAATTCTCTTAAATCATTTGGATTGAATTTTGAGTCTGAAAAAAAAATACTGCAAAATATTATTTTTGAAAACTTAACTTTTGTACTTACTGGAACTTTATCAAAATTGACTAGAGATGAAGCAAAAAAAATAATTGAACTAAATGGCGGCAAAGTTTCATCATCAATAAGTAGTAAAACTGATTTTGTTCTTGCAGGTGAAAATGCAGGATCTAAATTAGATAAAGCTCAAAAATTAAATGTAAAAATTATAGACGAGGAAAAATTTAACCAAATGTTAGAGAAAAAATAA
- a CDS encoding STAS domain-containing protein, which translates to MNENVNFEFKKNGDVAIFKLHEKTFDASIAGLVKGELTILLSNEDIQKLVFDLSEIEYCDSSGLSAILLSFRILQTNDGHIRLAAPQKSVRTLIEISQLNRVLPIKETVEEAVNELKAI; encoded by the coding sequence ATGAACGAAAACGTAAACTTTGAATTCAAAAAAAATGGCGATGTTGCAATTTTCAAATTACATGAAAAAACATTTGATGCTTCAATTGCCGGCTTAGTAAAAGGCGAATTAACTATTTTATTATCAAATGAAGATATTCAAAAATTAGTTTTTGATTTATCTGAAATTGAATATTGCGATAGTTCCGGTTTAAGCGCGATTTTATTATCGTTTAGAATACTACAAACAAATGACGGACATATAAGATTAGCGGCTCCTCAAAAAAGTGTAAGAACTTTGATTGAAATTTCGCAATTAAATAGAGTTTTACCAATAAAAGAAACTGTTGAAGAAGCCGTTAATGAGTTAAAAGCAATTTAG
- a CDS encoding sodium/solute symporter (Members of the Solute:Sodium Symporter (SSS), TC 2.A.21 as described in tcdb.org, catalyze solute:Na+ symport. Known solutes for members of the family include sugars, amino acids, nucleosides, inositols, vitamins, urea or anions, depending on the system.) yields MVDKTFDYVIIVLFLIGVALFGIFKGGKQKSIEDYFLGSKNIPWWAVCFSIVAAETSTLTFISIPGLAYLTNLNFLQVTFGYLLGRIIIAKYFLPSYFKGELNTAYAFLENRFGYKTRSFSSIIFLFTRTAADGVRLYATAIPLKLMLGIDYTTAIIIIAIITLLYTITGGVKGIIWVDVLLMFIYLGGALLAGYFLLFKFLPDGFTTLISSAVTENKLNVINLNFGNSISEFFGQPYTLLSGIIGGAFLSMASHGTDQLIVQRLLSTKNLKQAQKAIIGSGIIVIIQFVIFLLVGIALFAFYGKLDLRSDEIFPKFIIENIPSPFSGIIIAGLFAAAMSTLAGSISALSSSTMMDLYQPFFKNRNKNIDLTVSRIFTIIWTIMLIFAALFFMNSSQTVVELALSIASFTYGGLLGTFMLGLFVKNANQEDALAAFTGGIFIMITVISLKLAAWTWFTLIGVTATILLGTFLSYLSKK; encoded by the coding sequence ATTGTGGATAAAACTTTTGACTATGTTATAATTGTTCTTTTTCTAATTGGAGTAGCATTATTTGGAATCTTTAAAGGTGGAAAACAAAAATCAATTGAAGATTATTTTCTGGGCTCTAAAAATATTCCTTGGTGGGCAGTTTGTTTTTCAATTGTTGCCGCAGAAACTAGCACATTAACATTTATTTCAATTCCCGGTTTAGCTTATTTAACAAATCTAAATTTTCTTCAGGTAACTTTTGGATATTTATTGGGAAGAATTATTATCGCAAAATATTTTCTTCCATCATATTTCAAAGGAGAATTAAATACTGCTTATGCGTTTCTTGAAAACAGATTTGGATACAAAACCAGATCATTTTCATCAATAATATTTTTGTTTACAAGAACTGCTGCTGATGGTGTACGACTTTACGCAACCGCAATTCCTCTAAAATTAATGTTGGGAATTGATTATACAACAGCAATAATTATTATTGCAATTATTACTCTGCTTTATACAATAACCGGCGGAGTTAAAGGAATTATTTGGGTTGATGTTCTGTTAATGTTTATTTACTTAGGCGGAGCTTTACTTGCAGGATATTTTTTATTATTTAAATTTTTACCGGATGGATTTACAACATTAATTTCATCGGCAGTAACTGAAAATAAATTAAATGTTATTAATCTGAATTTTGGTAATTCAATTTCAGAATTTTTTGGGCAACCATATACTTTGCTAAGTGGAATTATCGGAGGAGCATTTTTATCAATGGCTTCACATGGAACAGATCAATTAATTGTACAAAGATTATTAAGCACAAAAAATTTAAAACAAGCTCAAAAAGCTATTATTGGAAGTGGAATTATTGTAATTATACAATTTGTAATTTTTCTTTTAGTTGGAATTGCATTATTTGCATTTTACGGAAAATTAGATTTACGATCTGATGAAATTTTTCCCAAATTTATAATTGAAAATATTCCTTCACCTTTTTCCGGAATTATTATTGCTGGTTTATTTGCTGCGGCAATGTCAACTTTAGCCGGTTCAATTAGCGCACTTTCCTCTTCAACTATGATGGATCTTTATCAACCTTTTTTTAAAAATAGAAATAAAAATATTGATTTAACGGTTTCAAGAATTTTCACAATAATTTGGACAATAATGTTAATTTTTGCTGCATTATTTTTTATGAATTCTTCTCAAACTGTTGTGGAATTGGCGTTAAGTATTGCCTCATTTACATACGGTGGTTTATTGGGAACATTCATGCTCGGATTATTTGTTAAGAATGCCAATCAAGAAGATGCGTTGGCGGCATTTACCGGCGGCATTTTTATTATGATTACGGTAATTTCATTAAAGTTAGCTGCTTGGACTTGGTTTACACTTATTGGAGTTACTGCTACCATACTACTTGGAACTTTTTTATCTTACTTGAGTAAAAAATAA
- a CDS encoding HAD family hydrolase has translation MVDPNRLKKIELVVFDLDGTLLNEYAEIGSKSIELVTELKKLGVRFTFATGRLHNSMIEYAKILNIATPLISLDGAIIKSYPANEIIFESYIKPKYVKKAINMADELLLKVALSHDEAIYYTEQNSLIPRLMDKYEAKFEEIESYDNLMDRTLEIVITGDYKNSIKLIENKMKFPSAFGLKTSFYKSQDQDGVYFLEIRNKNCSKGDGLLKLLKHLKINIHNTVVMGDWYNDKSLFSTKALKIAVANAVDEIKKLADHVTSKTNEEDGTAEFLEMILRAKKWQQ, from the coding sequence ATGGTTGATCCAAACAGATTAAAAAAAATAGAATTAGTAGTTTTTGATCTAGACGGTACTTTGCTAAATGAATATGCAGAGATTGGCTCTAAATCTATTGAATTAGTAACCGAATTAAAAAAACTTGGTGTTAGGTTTACTTTTGCAACCGGCAGACTTCATAATTCAATGATTGAATATGCAAAGATTTTAAATATTGCTACACCGTTAATATCTCTGGATGGCGCAATAATAAAAAGTTATCCGGCAAATGAAATAATTTTTGAATCATACATAAAACCAAAATATGTAAAAAAAGCTATTAATATGGCTGATGAATTATTGCTTAAAGTTGCATTAAGTCATGATGAAGCAATTTACTATACAGAGCAAAATTCACTAATTCCGAGATTGATGGATAAATACGAAGCAAAGTTTGAAGAAATTGAATCGTATGATAATTTAATGGATAGAACTTTAGAAATTGTAATTACTGGTGATTATAAAAATTCAATAAAGTTAATTGAGAATAAAATGAAGTTTCCAAGTGCGTTTGGATTGAAAACATCATTTTACAAATCTCAAGATCAAGACGGGGTTTACTTTTTAGAAATTAGAAATAAAAATTGTTCTAAAGGTGATGGATTATTGAAATTACTCAAACATCTTAAAATTAATATTCATAATACAGTTGTAATGGGTGATTGGTACAATGATAAATCGTTATTTAGTACAAAAGCTTTAAAAATTGCTGTTGCAAATGCTGTAGATGAAATTAAAAAATTGGCAGATCACGTAACATCAAAAACCAATGAAGAAGACGGAACCGCAGAATTTTTAGAAATGATACTAAGAGCTAAAAAATGGCAGCAATAA
- a CDS encoding HDIG domain-containing protein codes for MAAIISKDSINIAKKNKQLRVLIILIGAVLIASMFPRGEALEFDVPVGAIWIQDDLIATMPFEILKEPETYRIEKLNASESVLPVFEIKRNIQKTVSDSIKNFNVKLLANIDKQIDQNEITNSFGFLSSESFAKIKEIRKFENSLSVNYPITTSKLFSNILKISEEIYKNDFFNLNYDEIEKDTIALRVGKFENLISKKRILDKSAYEKILNNLISSTKPDDPEIMSIYIEYAQHFFKPSVNFNKELTDIEIKLAQDRVSRNIGIVEEDERIVAKHNRITPDIKLKIDSYRIARGEERGFWSKMLQGLGKVLHILVIIALFSVYIFLFRPKIFNDNSKIFLISVIIVLISFIAFLINQINVNAPIELLILVPVVSMLITIFFDSRIGFYSTIVMSLIVGGLRGNDYSLVVMNIVAGGLAAYTVRDIKNRNQIFRSFLFILLGYMTSILAFGLERFAPWEEIAVQIGFAASNALFSPVLTYGLIIFFEKIFKITTDITLLELTDFNNPLLKELARNAQGTFNHSLTMGNMVESAAAEIGANPLLVRVGALYHDIGKSQNPSAFVENQIDNYNIHDQLTTEQSAEMIIEHVAQGVIMAQEEKLPQEIIEFILTHHGTLLVSYFYEKAIEEKGIENIDINKFRYPGPKPIKKETALLMLADACESAVRAMTEPTPEKIENIISNIFSSRLKEEQLEDSPLTFSDLTKIRKSFYSTLVALHHKRIRYPKQDEMENEVKDNSN; via the coding sequence ATGGCAGCAATAATTAGCAAAGATTCGATAAATATCGCAAAGAAAAATAAACAATTAAGAGTTTTAATAATCTTAATCGGAGCAGTTCTAATCGCTTCTATGTTTCCAAGAGGAGAGGCATTAGAATTTGATGTTCCTGTTGGTGCAATATGGATTCAAGATGATTTAATTGCAACAATGCCGTTTGAAATATTAAAAGAGCCGGAAACTTATCGAATCGAAAAATTAAATGCTTCCGAAAGTGTTTTACCGGTTTTTGAGATTAAAAGAAATATTCAAAAAACTGTTTCAGACTCAATTAAGAATTTCAATGTAAAACTTTTAGCAAATATAGATAAACAAATTGATCAAAATGAAATTACAAATAGTTTTGGATTTCTGAGTTCAGAAAGTTTTGCAAAAATTAAAGAAATTAGAAAATTTGAAAACTCACTTTCTGTTAATTATCCAATTACAACCTCAAAATTATTTTCAAATATTTTAAAAATTAGTGAAGAAATTTATAAGAATGATTTCTTCAATTTAAATTACGATGAAATTGAAAAGGATACAATAGCATTAAGAGTTGGAAAATTTGAAAACTTAATTTCTAAAAAAAGAATTTTAGATAAATCGGCATATGAAAAAATACTGAACAATTTGATAAGTTCAACCAAACCGGATGATCCGGAAATTATGTCCATATATATTGAATATGCGCAACATTTTTTTAAACCTTCGGTAAATTTTAATAAAGAACTTACTGATATAGAAATTAAACTTGCACAAGATAGAGTTTCAAGGAATATAGGAATTGTTGAAGAAGATGAAAGAATAGTTGCAAAACATAATAGAATAACCCCTGATATAAAGCTTAAAATTGATTCATATAGAATTGCGCGAGGTGAAGAAAGAGGATTTTGGTCAAAAATGCTTCAAGGATTGGGCAAAGTTCTTCATATTCTTGTGATAATAGCTTTATTTAGTGTTTACATATTTTTATTCCGCCCCAAAATTTTTAATGATAATTCAAAAATATTTTTAATAAGTGTAATAATTGTTTTAATAAGTTTTATTGCATTTCTAATAAATCAGATAAATGTAAATGCCCCAATTGAATTATTGATTTTAGTTCCGGTAGTTTCAATGCTGATAACAATTTTCTTTGATTCTCGAATAGGATTTTATTCAACAATAGTAATGTCATTAATTGTCGGCGGCTTACGTGGAAATGATTATTCCTTAGTTGTTATGAATATTGTTGCCGGAGGTTTAGCAGCTTATACAGTTAGAGATATAAAAAATAGAAATCAAATATTCCGATCTTTCTTATTTATTTTATTGGGTTATATGACAAGCATTCTTGCTTTCGGCTTGGAAAGATTTGCTCCATGGGAAGAAATTGCTGTGCAGATTGGATTTGCTGCATCTAATGCTTTATTTAGTCCGGTGCTAACTTATGGCTTAATTATTTTCTTTGAAAAAATATTTAAAATTACAACTGACATAACATTACTTGAACTTACTGATTTTAATAATCCACTTTTAAAAGAATTAGCTAGAAATGCACAAGGTACTTTTAACCATTCCCTAACAATGGGGAATATGGTAGAAAGCGCTGCAGCGGAAATTGGCGCAAACCCTTTACTAGTAAGGGTTGGTGCATTATATCATGATATAGGAAAATCTCAAAATCCGAGTGCATTTGTAGAAAATCAAATTGATAATTATAATATACATGATCAGCTTACAACTGAACAAAGTGCTGAAATGATTATTGAGCATGTTGCGCAAGGTGTAATTATGGCTCAAGAAGAAAAATTACCACAGGAAATAATTGAATTTATTTTAACACATCATGGCACTTTACTAGTTTCGTACTTTTATGAAAAGGCTATCGAAGAAAAGGGAATTGAAAATATTGATATTAATAAGTTTAGATATCCTGGACCAAAACCAATAAAAAAAGAAACTGCACTTTTAATGTTAGCTGATGCTTGTGAATCAGCAGTTAGAGCTATGACAGAACCAACTCCAGAAAAGATTGAAAATATTATTTCGAATATTTTTAGCAGCAGATTGAAAGAAGAACAACTCGAAGATTCACCGCTTACATTTTCTGATTTGACGAAAATTAGAAAATCATTTTATTCAACTTTAGTTGCTTTGCATCATAAGAGAATTCGTTATCCAAAACAAGATGAAATGGAAAACGAAGTTAAAGATAATTCAAATTAG
- the xerD gene encoding site-specific tyrosine recombinase XerD has product MQEFVKEYLSLLKIEKNLSENSILSYKNDLNKLIDFFDRKKILDLNEVNSKLIVEYFARQREDGITSTSVSRYSSSVKGFFSYLKQQGYILTNPTTNLNSTKLSRKLPAVLSFLEIEKILDSPDLNERLGLRDKAILEVLYSSGLRVSEAINLKISDLFLNDEIIRVLGKGSKQRIVPIGSSAINWLKEYLTKVRPLLQKNMKSENIVFLNSKGSKLSRMAIWKIVKKYCDIAEIKREVHPHTFRHSFATHLLEGGADLRAVQEMLGHSDISTTQIYTHIDREYVKQVHKDFHPRG; this is encoded by the coding sequence ATGCAAGAATTTGTAAAAGAATATTTATCTTTATTGAAAATTGAGAAAAACCTTTCGGAAAATTCTATCTTATCATATAAAAATGATTTGAATAAATTGATTGATTTTTTTGATAGAAAGAAAATATTAGATTTAAATGAAGTTAATAGTAAACTTATTGTTGAATATTTTGCTCGGCAGAGAGAAGATGGTATAACTTCAACTTCAGTGAGTCGATATTCATCATCTGTAAAAGGTTTTTTTTCTTACTTAAAACAACAAGGTTATATTCTTACAAATCCAACTACAAATTTAAACTCTACAAAATTATCGAGAAAACTTCCGGCAGTTTTGTCATTCCTCGAAATAGAAAAAATTCTTGATTCTCCGGATTTAAACGAGAGATTAGGATTACGTGACAAAGCGATTTTGGAAGTTTTGTATTCTTCCGGCTTGCGGGTTTCTGAAGCAATAAATTTAAAAATATCAGATTTATTTTTGAATGATGAGATAATTCGTGTTTTGGGAAAAGGATCAAAACAAAGAATTGTGCCAATTGGATCTAGTGCAATTAATTGGTTGAAAGAATATCTAACAAAAGTTAGACCGCTGCTCCAAAAAAATATGAAAAGTGAAAATATAGTTTTCTTGAATTCAAAAGGTTCAAAACTTTCAAGAATGGCAATTTGGAAAATTGTAAAAAAGTATTGCGATATAGCTGAAATTAAACGAGAAGTTCATCCGCATACTTTTCGTCATTCATTTGCAACGCATTTATTAGAAGGCGGAGCTGACTTACGCGCAGTTCAAGAAATGTTAGGTCACTCCGATATTTCTACTACACAAATTTATACACATATTGATCGTGAATATGTGAAACAAGTTCACAAAGATTTTCATCCAAGAGGTTAA